Proteins co-encoded in one Arachis hypogaea cultivar Tifrunner chromosome 11, arahy.Tifrunner.gnm2.J5K5, whole genome shotgun sequence genomic window:
- the LOC140176080 gene encoding uncharacterized protein — translation MAVRNQTPSAAADNMITFLPEDCQHGTSPEDAPFVISAIIGTGLVRRILVDTGADSNILFRGAFDKLGLHNDNLQTHRNGVTRLGDNFLKPDGSITLPITIGMSSQKTTILSEFVVLKDSTAYNVILGRKTINDFSAVIFTKYLLMKFRTDDGSVGTIHGDREVAAECDNTSLALRKKSRDAAGVFLADLDARQDGQPRPEPEGDMEKLQIGPTKDEYTFINRNLPYDLKEELSQLLKQNRNLFAFTPADMPGISPDLMSHRLAVDPKAKPVAQRRRKMSPDRAAEVKKQVKALLEANFIRELPYTTWLVNVVLVKKSNGK, via the coding sequence ATGGCTGTCAGAAACCAAACCCCATCCGCTGCGGCCGACAACATGATAACCTTCTTACCAGAGGATTGCCAGCACGGCACCTCGCCCGAGGATGCCCCCTTCGTCATCTCGGCAATAATCGGAACAGGACTAGTGCGAAGGATACTAGTAGACACCGGGGCAGACTCGAACATTCTTTTCCGAGGAGCCTTCGATAAACTTGGGCTCCACAACGAcaacctccaaacacaccgcAACGGCGTCACGAGACTCGGAGACAACTTTCTCAAACCAGATGGCTCAATCACACTTCCCATCACCATAGGAATGAGTAGCCAGAAGACAACAATCCTATCTGAATTCGtagtcctaaaagactccacagCCTATAACGTGATCCTCGGAAGGAAAACAATTAATGACTTCTCCGCagtcatctttaccaaatacctccttATGAAGTTCAGAACCGACGACGGCTCCGTCGGTACCATCCACGGGGACCGAGAAGTCGCAGccgaatgcgacaacaccagcctagccCTAAGGAAGAAGTCCCGAGATGCGGCCGGGGTATTCCTAGCCGATCTGGACGCCCGACAAGACGGCCAACCCAGGCCAGAACCAGAAGGAGATATGGAAAAACTACAAATAGGGCCAACCAAAGATGAATACACCTTCATTAATAGGAACCTCCCATATGACCTCAAAGAGGAACTTTCTCAACTCCTGAAACAAAATAGAAACTTGTTTGCATTcacaccagccgacatgccgggaataAGCCCCGACCTAATGTCCCACCGACTCGCCGTAGATCCCAAAGCCAAACCCGTGGCACAAAGGAGACGAAAAATGTCACCTGACCGGGCCGCCGAGGTCAAAAAGCAAGTTAAAGCCCTACTCGAAGCCAACTTCATCAGGGAACTCCCCTACACGACCTGGTTAGTAAACGTCGTGCTAGTAAAGAAATCTAACGGGAAATag
- the LOC140176081 gene encoding uncharacterized protein: MEAELKHLSQMIETVAEKNRAECARAQEATNLKFKAIHQSSLTQLLFDRSRKHSISHESPLGSNSGVDNYSCPWSQPQRVSFDLPKFDGTDASSWIFSVDQYFEFFRVPPKEQIGLTAMHMTGSAIPWFQMSQRTAQFRSWTQLKRAIQLELGPSLFESPRELLFKLQQQGSVSDFYAEFVALDNRTHIEPADALRDCFISSLQANIRCEVKAQCPPSVMRAISLARLYEDKFLTSPWHTSAAHKCSNRQFMLMQVENDEVNVVVNSRDIVVSKGENLQQLDAEVIDHHLSYNAMHDTSGHSTIRIKAHIGELEIQALIDGGSSDCFIQPWIEKFLNISIEPTPGVQVVVGNFDIMQVEGRIPLLEVTLQGYKVLVPDVFVLNVAGGDLIIGTAWLKQLRAHIVDYEAAYIRFMYEGSLITLQPQVEVTHSSLPLPDDLHLELANFCTHMPGCLRNLQAYHHSTVMITECLFAKLSKCSFGTNEIDYLGHTISDSGVHMEKDKVHAIIEWPQPTNVKQLRGFLGITGYYRRFIRYYASIASPLTDLLYQDAFAWDDGATIAFNKLKAAITSKPILALPNFELPFEVETDASETGVGAVLIQEKHLIAFFSKKLSPSLQKQSSYVREFYAITEAVAKFRHYLLGKKFIIRTDQQSLKALVDQTLHTPEQKKVAPQASGLGLVLMLNGWGLLNQKLRQMHNYKNCGSNAFKTGRLIYTIRSEMQAKAETTKLAGLLQPFPIPHQVWDDICIDFITSLPTSHGYSVIMVVIDRLTEFAHFIALRRDFDSKTVSDAFIKHIVKLHGFPKSIVSDRGKVFISKFWQ, translated from the exons ATGGAAGCTGAATTGAAGCATTTGTCTCAAATGATAGAAACTGTGGCTGAGAAAAACAGAGCAGAATGTGCTCGAGCGCAAGAGGCGACGAATTTGAAATTCAAGGCGATTCATCAGTCATCCCTCACTCAGCTCCTTTTCGATCGGTCCCGAAAACACTCCATCTCTCATGAGTCTCCGCTAGGTTCGAACTCTGGAGTTGACAATTACTCGTGTCCTTGGTCACAGCCTCAAAGAGTGAGCTTCGATCTTCCTAAATTTGACGGTACTGATGCGTCGAGTTGGATTTTCTCCGTAGATCAGTATTTTGAATTCTTTAGAGTACCTCCGAAAGAGCAAATTGGCCTTACTGCGATGCACATGACTGGCTCCGCGATTCCGTGGTTTCAGATGTCACAACGCACCGCTCAGTTTCGTTCATGGACGCAGCTCAAGCGTGCTATTCAATTAGAGTTAGGCCCCTCCTTATTCGAGTCTCCCAGGGAGCTTCTGTTCAAGCTGCAACAACAGGGTTCCGTAAGTGACTTTTACGCTGAATTCGTAGCTCTTGATAATCGAACTCATATCGAACCTGCTGATGCGTTACGCGATTGTTTCATTAGCAGTCTCCAGGCCAATATTAGATGTGAGGTAAAAGCTCAATGTCCACCCTCAGTGATGCGTGCCATAAGCTTGGCTAGGCTCTATGAAGACAAGTTTTTGACATCTCCGTGGCATACTTCAG CTGCTCATAAGTGCTCGAATCGGCAATTCATGCTTATgcaagttgagaatgatgaggtAAATGTAGTGGTGAATAGTAGGGACATAGTTGTGTCTAAAGGAGAAAATTTACAACAGCTGGATGCAGAGGTGATAGACCATCATCTCTCTTATAATGCCATGCATGACACGTCGGGTCACTCCACTATTCGAATCAAAGCTCACATTGGTGAGCTAGAAATCCAAGCACTCATTGATGGTGGGAGCTCCGATTGCTTCATCCAGCcgtggattgaaaaatttttgaatatcTCCATTGAGCCAACTCCGGGAGTCCAAGTTGTAGTGGGAAATTTTGACATTATGCAGGTTGAAGGTCGTATCCCTTTGCTAGAAGTGACATTGCAGGGTTATAAAGTGCTAGTCCCTGATGTATTTGTTTTAAATGTTGCTGGTGGTGATCTCATCATTGGTACCGCTTGGTTGAAACAATTAAGAGCCCATATTGTGGACTATGAAGCAGCTTATATTCGATTCATGTATGAGGGTAGTTTGATTACA CTGCAGCCTCAGGTTGAAGTTACTCATTCTTCCTTGCCTCTGCCTGATGACTTACACCTGGAATTGGCGAATTTCTGCACTCATATGCCGGGGTGTTTGCGCAACCTTCAGGCCTACCACCACAGCACCGTCATGATCACT GAATGCCTTTTTGCTAAGCTCTCAAAGTGCTCTTTTGGAACCAATGAAATTGATTATTTAGGGCATACGATCTCAGACAGTGGCGTTCACATGGAGAAAGACAAGGTTCACGCTATTATAGAGTGGCCTCAACCAACCAATGTGAAACAACTGAGAGGATTTTTGGGTATAACCGGGTACTACCGTCGATTCATTCGTTACTATGCCTCCATAGCTAGTCCTCTTACTGATTTACTGTATCAAGATGCCTTTGCTTGGGATGATGGAGCCACAATAGCTTTTAACAAATTGAAGGCTGCTATTACATCCAAACCTATTTTAGCTCTTCCAAATTTTGAGCTACCCTTTGAAGTCGAGACTGACGCCTCAGAAACAGGGGTTGGTGCTGTATTGATTCAAGAAAAGCATCTTATAGCCTTCTTCTCAAAGAAGTTGTCTCCTTCGCTGCAGAAACAATCATCTTATgttagggagttctatgcaatTACGGAAGCTGTAGCAAAGTTTCGGCATTATTTGCTGGGAAAAAAATTCATAATTCGTACTGACCAGCAGAGTTTGAAGGCATTGGTAGATCAAACTCTACATACACCTGAGCAAAAAAAAGTGGCTCCACAAGCTTCTGGG CTTGGTCTCGTCCTAATGCTGAATGGATGGGGACTCTTAAATCAGAAATTGAGGCAGATGCACAATTACAAGAATTGTGGTAGCAATGCCTTCAAAACAGGCAGGTTGATCTACACTATACGATCCGAAATG CAAGCTAAGGCTGAAACTACCAAGCTAGCAGGACTGTTGCAGCCCTTCCCTATTCCCCACCAGGTATGGGATGACATCTGCATTGATTTTATTACATCCTTACCCACTTCTCATGGATACTCGGTGATCATGGTTGTGATTGACAGACTCACTGAATTCGCCCATTTCATTGCTCTGCGTCGTGATTTTGATAGCAAGACAGTTTCCGATGCCTTCATCAAGCACATTGTTAAACTCCATGGTTTTCCCAAGTCAATTGTCTCCGATCGTGGTAAAGTGTTTATTAGTAAATTTTGGCAGTAA